The genomic window tgcacttaactgtgaatgtcacgctgccataagtgatatcggtgcagttgtattggattacttttacgagtacaagtacacacactgagtatcgaagccgatgcccaatactggtatcggatccgTGCATCCCTACAGGAAAGGCAAAGTATTGTGCGACCAGGTGGGGGGTAATTGTAAGCTGctcttactttttcacttttcaGGAGTTTTTTGCACTGCAAGAGATGGCTGCTTTGAGGATTGCAGTAGAATATGTCATACATAAACAGCATAAATATAAATCAATCAGTCAACTTGTACTTATAGCTCCAAATCATAGCAAGTTATTTAATGACAATTTACATATATATGTGCTGTGTGAGAGAACGCTCTCTCAGAAACtagaacagctggtgctagtataattaccaatagttAGAACAAATGTCTATAACTGTTAATattactactccaaatacaagtattaacagtggatatactactactgtaactgttaatAAAAAttatagaaacctctaccatctatgcgACTATATAATTAACACTATCACAActctatgaataaatgaataatgatgatggggcaggagagaagcaggaccacaacAGCAGGTttagagatgatccagggaaaacctgtgaaaaATAATGACTACATGTTAACCATAAgtcatttctaggttattttaTAGCTGCTGTGTAGCCTCAagaaaaacataatgtgctgcacacttttaatgcccctcagccaaatatagtgtaagattctgtttaaAGTTagtgccctataatttagattagattgtctttgtgtaagccttattacatacatatatacatttatatttgaaagtactagCAATTTCCCAATCTAATATAAAGATCGGTATCAGCTGCTGATCttgcattttttagaagatcgaaTCGGATTTAGTCATAAGATCAGCCCGGTTCTAGGGGGGTGCAAGAGGGGTCAATGTccccttaaacaaacatcctgccccctcaaattaaagtttctgaaggtagggaaaaggaaaatgagctgcacagcAGCGGGAGACTAAAGGCCCCACAGTCGGGTGTACTTGACTCTGCAGATGTCCGTACGTACTCGAGGTGGACTCAATGCAGACCCAAAGTAGACGTCCGTCAGACATGTCTGCACAAAACTCAGTTTGTAGGACAGTGTGGACTCTGCATATGCATActcggtgtcacacaatgtaggataaTGTTAATGTATTAAATTGGTACTCccaactatgaaacctcaaacatcCACAGACAGTGCATGCAGAGTCTGCACTGCTCATAGTACGCGCACAGTGTGCCCGACTGTGGGAGCCTTTAGAGCAATTAGTAAAgtatctataagtttcactttcacttgacaCGGTCGTATGGTATGCAcatactcattgtgaggtacataacgcatggaacgcacccccatataatccctggaCCGACCTGTCCATTGACATGCTATAGCAGGGttggcaaacatacagcccatgggccaaagccagcccaccaaaggttataatttggcccacagtatgaattcagaaagtacaaaaattatactaaagttattaagagtcaaaggtgtcatacttgttttagttcatattccaccttcagcccaattgtgatctcaagtaaaataattgtaacctataacctataaataatgactccaaatttaaattagaatttcattgtaaaaagtgtaGTATCGGATTGATGTTGGTTTGGTATTggcaaaagtaataaaaaaaaaaaaaatcagattggaagcaaaaaaatccagagtgGGACATCACtaattataactgcacaaggccatttgaccttgaaaaagtaggtcaaggtgacctattttcaataggcttctgttccatgccaagatgcatccacagtataaatttggtgcagatatatcaatgcattcttcagattatGCGTTAATGTCATTGTatggacagactgactgacagacaaCAAAAAGATCACAATACGTctttggccagaagttggccgaggggtaaaaatgaACGTACCCCTCTCCATCCCCGATATTCAAAGAGCAGTCAACTAGTCCTCAGTGATTATCAAATAGTGTTTTTCTTGAAAGTCCCATCCATACTAGTCTGATACTAAGGGTCTGATTTACTAAAATCGCAAATAACTGGTGCAAATGTGCTTGTTCGTGCTAAAAATgcgcgtgctattgatttgcgtgtcaggggtgatcaactaagattgcctgcgcaaatgagAACAGGCACAAAGTCTTGTaaaccaccctatttaaatgaggattttgcgtgtgctactggttgtcgtcatggagacagtgcactgtaaaaactgctctgggatatgccagcactcataaatatgaagttgctctttttccacacagaggggtgaataggtatttttctgttgttgtttatcagtagTGAAgcgtgttattagtgaaataaataccttctctctttatgtcggtctgtatggtgaatgaaaacttttaagtccatgggcatgattaaaaaaaaaaaaaacaaaaaacatctgctTATATAGTtggttcaggagtccagtcagaacaccatggacagcgctgtttgtgtgtgtgtgtgtgtgtgtgtgtgtgtgtgtgtgtgtgtgtgtgcgcgtgtgcatgcgtctgcgtgcgtgcgtgttGTGCAGCGCTAGAACCTGTCCCGTTCGGTCTCCCTTGCAcgcgagtgagagagagagagagtcatcTCCCAGTAGTCGGTCCTGGCCTAatgtgatgtgccactggtggaaccaggcgtggggggcaggcccataaagtggggtGCCAAATGTatcaaattataatttttttctcccatcattccaaaaatattgatgttaaaagaacagattggttctgtgtGTTGCATTTGGTTGTGCCTATGCCCCGCCTCCTCGCTataacaactgcagccagttttgcacgaagctgtgccagttaaaacctgcctttcagacgcacTGAAtgtagacgcaaaatcagccaccgcagtcagtttcaggtttggtaaatcacattgcacgtgctaaataaatatttgcatttactcctcccaataattttgtgcaTTCTGGCAGAAATggccatattgcatattcatcaaggcgaACATGTTAAATGGGTTGCGCGAGctgttttgcccatttgagaggcacAAACCTTGGTGCGCCCTGTTAGTAGATcagcttcaacatgtttttgtgtgcacagtcaagtttgcacacgtttttacgCGCGCAAACCtttgtaaatcaggccctaagtgcCTCTTGCTCTCTCACGATTTCCTAATTATTGACGGTTCTCCTCAACAGGTCAACGCCCACTTCTGCCAATGGTTAACAGTGGCCTGGTCGGTACACTCCCTCTGGTTCTGTCTGCTCAAGTGGCTGATGCCATCATCAACTTCCTCATCATGGATCTTCAACCCTCAACTCTGGTGCAGGGGGCAGGCTTCAAACAGTTAATCCACAACTTGATGCCCACCAAGAAGGAGCTTCCTTCACAGTTCCACCTTGATAGCCTACTGAAAGAGCACCACATAAAAGGCAAGATGAGTCTGGCACAGCTGCTTAGGAGAAAAACAGAAAGCAAGGAATATGAAGATGTATCGGACTACATGGCTCCCATTGAGTTTGAACCAGCTAGACGTGGACGACCTCACAGTCATCAGAGGGAGGTTCCTCACTTTGTAACCCTAAGTGTAGATGTATGGTTTCACACCTGGCAGGGAAACACTCAGAGGTACCTCACCCTGTGGGCACATTACGTAGACCTCAACTTTCATTGTCAGAATCTGGCCCTGGCAACCCAAAGACTCACAGACTATGAAGATCACAACTTTCAAGCTGTGGAAGACCAAGTCAAAGCTATGGCTAAGGAATGGGGCATATCCCAACCCAGTCTGGTCCTCCTGGGAGGAGAAGAATGGAACAAAATGAGACGGGGACCAAGGAAGTGTGAAAAAGCTGGAGAGGCTGCAGGGAGCAATTCTCACCCAAACTCAACAACATTTTTGGAGAGGGATGATTCTGCATCACCTGAGGAACCACATGGTCTGGACCAAAGCCATTCTAGTGATGGACTAGTATCTATCCCATGTTTCATCAATGCAGTACAGGGCTGCATTGAAGAAGTGATGTCACATCCTGTCATTTCCGAGACCCTCAAAGAATTCCATGGTATTCTTTCAACTCTGTTCTTATTGCCTGCTCAGAACAGAGGCTTCTGTCAGAACCAAGCCCAGCGCTTGTTGCAGACTATGACCAAACAGGAGCAGCTAGAGTTGAAGTCCTGGGTCCATAGTGAACCCACCTGGAATCAACTGTACCCTCTACTGAGCACACTCATCAGGCATAAAAGCCTTGTCTGTGATGTAATAAAAGACCTGAAAGAAGAAATGGCTTCGGAGTCCAGTTCTCATGAAAATTCCACCTCCAGCACATCTTCAGGAAGCAGCTCAACCCTTCGTTCTGAATGGAAGGTGCTTGAAGAGCTGAGTTTAGTCCTCAAACCTCTTGATGTGGCGTGTCGGACTCTTGCCAAAGAAGCCTTTCCCCGTTTGTCCCTCATCAAACCAATTCTCACAGGCCTGCTCTCCCGCCACCTCATATCCCGGCCGGGGGACTCATCATCCATTCTGAAGGACGTGAAAAGGATGATGAGGCAACATTTAGCCAGCTGCTACGACAACCCTGTTGTCAACAGAGCTCTATGTGTGGCCTGTTCCCTCGACCCTCAGTTCCATGGGCTGGGATTCATGGAGAAAAAAGTAAGTCACAGAGTTTAAAATGGAAGAATTACTTGCCTCTTAACTTTATTGATAATTACAGCAATTCTATAGAGCCAATCTGGGGcccataagttttgtatatgaaaaaataaaatttgaaactaaaaggttaagttttgatcttgaattttgaaaaatacaacaatgtattcaaattaaaaatgtgtatgaaaagttttttcaggttaaatataatttttattcccttcagtaattcttttgaataaattattttcattttcactttcatatttattttaatatttgagtttttttttttcagttgcatgttttatcttttcagattcatatcttattttttacagtttcaaatcttattttttcactgtctgatctttcttttttttttttgcttgtacaaCTTTTGGCCCTGATGTGGCATGGAGAGTgtggcctcaactgagaggggtgtggaatcatgagtgacagAATAACAAGAAGGCTTAGGGACCTTCCCCGTTCATGTTGTCTTCAGGGAATGTAGGAACTAAAACAATTCAGACTCAACacttaggcctgtaacggtacacataccaaaccgtttcggtacacacctgttcggttcggtacacagctgtaccgaaacggcacagtatgttgagaaaaagaaaaaggaacgaaagacgttgttcgatgcagaactttaaatctgtgcaagttccacacagacatattgaaggagcgcacattgacccgaaatatgaaatagcagctgatgtaaggttaaaaaaaaaaaaaaacaaatatgatgtcaatctggagggaagagactgaagacccttcgccatcattacagtcccgtttaggatcacttcaggtcccggtgaatgAGATGTTGATAAGACGAATGTTGTTTGCCACCtatgaactatggtagttctaaaaacacttacactagctctgtctgtctgtctctctctctctctctctctctctctttctctctctatcactcactcactgactcactcactcactcacacgctgtataatagaggaaaagaacccgggagttggacattgaaagtatataaagtttcacttttgtttcatgctaGCATTAGTTATGGACTGGTATATAACACCCCCCctctctgtttttgacaaatcgcaccctgtacacacagacacaagtacacaaagtggcctaaacagtttatctatcctaaaataaataatttggttaattttattgtcaatgttgctcttcagtttgtttaaagagaataccagtttgccctcttcttaatgttgcacttcatgtggaatttttttgttgttatttatatgcagaatgtgaacagacagaactgtgatttgatttttgttgtttggtcaaaactacctttcagggaaaagtgcagtactaaggtttaaaatgcatttagtaacattttatttattttattttctatttgatttatagcagcagaattatataattcctgtttttctatattctattgtatccaaaaattgggggaaaaatgttcagaaattcataaatgcattaaaagagattttgaggggttttctttcttcccgtactgaaccgaaaaaaaaaaaaagaaccatggctttcaaaaccgaaaatgtaccgaaccgaaaattttgtgtaccgctACAGGCCTACTGGGTCATTCCATCcaaaatcaaccagatttcagaaagtgccccgcatgaccccctcacaaaattctgaaaaaattcacactagttcacctaccagataaacgaacacatccaaaatttcagtgtcatgtctgtaatagtttaggagatacagccctttgaaaattaatgttttttaggcccgagccgattaaagccggcgcagggcctactgAGTCTGCAGTTGGCACAAGGGGAAGAAATGGCCAGTCACGCAGTCGCCTtacgccactgtcgccactctcacacatattcacattcacggcactgagacctttccgaagatgtacatgacgtgcacaaatcgcatatttacacctgctctgaaagaatgggagtcaatgggccacgcccagtcggggtcagtcatgtgggtgtaaatgcacgacacgtgacctctgaccccacagacatgtgggtgaccttgagagctttcaaaaaaggccaaatacgtggttgccatggaaacggctgtattgttcttgctcagattattattaggcccgagccaagtaaagccggcgcagggcctattgagtctgcagtgggtgcatggggacaaaatcgccagtggcgcggtcgcctttcgccactgtcaccactgtcacacatattcacattcacggcactgacacctttccgaagatgtatatgacgtgcacaaatcgcatatttacacctgctcagaatgaatgggagtcaatgggccacgcccactcggggtcagtcacgtgtgtgtaagtgcacgacacatgacatcttacctcacagacatgtgggggacctcgagagctttcaaataaggccaaatatgtggttgccacggaaacggctgtattgttcttgctcagattattattatttttatttttttaggcccgtgccgagtaaagccggcgcagggcctattgagtctgcagtgggcacatggggacgaaatcgccagtgacgcagtctcctttcgccactgtcgccactctcacacatattcacattcacggcacccaagacctttccgaagatgtatatgacatgcacaaatcgcatatttacatctgctcagaatgaatgggagtcaaagggccacgcccactcggggtcagtcatgtgggtgtaagtgcacgacacgtgacctctgaccccacagacatgtgggggagctcgagagctttcaaataaggccaaatacagtacaggccaaaagtttggacacaccttctcattctttgcattttctttattttcatgactgtttacattgtagattctcactgaaggcatcaaaactatgaatgaactcatgtggaattatgtactttacaaaaaaagtgtgaaataactgaaaacatatcttatattctagtttcttcaaagtagccacccttagctctgatgactgttttgcacactcttggcattctcttgatgagcttcaagaggtagtcacctgaaatggtttcctaacagtcttgaagaagttcccagagatgcttagcacttgttggcccttttgccttctctttgcggtccagctcaccccaaaccatctcgattgggttcaggtccggtgactgtagaggccaggtcatctggcgcagcactccatcactctccttcttggtcaaatatccctcacacagcctggaggtgtgtttggggtcattgtcctgttgaaacataaatgatggtccaactaaacgcaa from Sphaeramia orbicularis chromosome 1, fSphaOr1.1, whole genome shotgun sequence includes these protein-coding regions:
- the LOC115427271 gene encoding uncharacterized protein LOC115427271 isoform X2; amino-acid sequence: MRRVACSLPESTRRRRRTTTACGVRGKQGHISMDLVSKPRSKSIVWMYFGLKADERGQPLNSGEAICRLCRKIVLAKGGNTTNLRSHLRRRHRADFLEPASSTNPAALCETPGLDSNHEELFEDFPFLQNTSTQNYVPDAVLPPGEPWLHGGPSRAVLSLPSCLCLCDDSGTGPSGSLSGQDQMGDMKVYAKCHLQQGVMFGPFLGEVCKGQMPNNLKYAWVIRDDTAFIYIDASNVNKSNWMRYVSYTNSEEEHNLIVFQFYRRIYYKVSQPISEGAELRVWIGRDYASLLGLGIGESVKCEVGDKDTILRPLQDIQLVTLPEPSSSSLWSDHSQSQSPMPFISDVMTMSIPDATTDSGSAVPSSALISSPSPSLHQFDKYDFLPGTEKLLSNPNATENSPWYFFGFEPDPSGRLLDRSTVVCKLCGERVGCGGGAADLQNHLTTKHHIRPRETKDRTIGQRPLLPMVNSGLVGTLPLVLSAQVADAIINFLIMDLQPSTLVQGAGFKQLIHNLMPTKKELPSQFHLDSLLKEHHIKGKMSLAQLLRRKTESKEYEDVSDYMAPIEFEPARRGRPHSHQREVPHFVTLSVDVWFHTWQGNTQRYLTLWAHYVDLNFHCQNLALATQRLTDYEDHNFQAVEDQVKAMAKEWGISQPSLVLLGGEEWNKMRRGPRKCEKAGEAAGSNSHPNSTTFLERDDSASPEEPHGLDQSHSSDGLVSIPCFINAVQGCIEEVMSHPVISETLKEFHGILSTLFLLPAQNRGFCQNQAQRLLQTMTKQEQLELKSWVHSEPTWNQLYPLLSTLIRHKSLVCDVIKDLKEEMASESSSHENSTSSTSSGSSSTLRSEWKVLEELSLVLKPLDVACRTLAKEAFPRLSLIKPILTGLLSRHLISRPGDSSSILKDVKRMMRQHLASCYDNPVVNRALCVACSLDPQFHGLGFMEKKVSHRV